CAGGACAAGCCGTTTGCCGAGCACAAAGTCGTGCTGCAGCTCTCCGACAACGACCCGCGCAAACAGGGCCTCGTGCTCAGCGTCACCAGCAATCTGATGAAGCATTACGATCCCGACAAGGTCGCGATCGAGGTCGTGGCGTTCGGCCCCGGCATCGAGCTGCTGCGCCCGGAAAATCCGAACCGCAAGATGGTCGAGAGCCTGGTGGCGCAGGGCGCGCGTTTCGATATCTGCCTCAACACCGTCGACACGCTCGAACGCGAGAGCGGCAAGCGGCCGGAGTTCATCGCGGCGGCAACGCCGGTTCAGGTCGGCGTCGCACAGATTCTGTTTCTGACCGAGAACGGATATACGCTGGTGCGGCCGTGATGGCCGCCACCGTCATTGCGAGCGCAGCGAAGCAATCCATTATCCCTGCGATGCGGCATGGATTGCTTCGCTTCGCTCGCAATGACGGGGGAGGCCACGTCCGGCCTCAAGGAGTAAAATTCCTTCGAGAATGTTACTTCCTGTAGATGAAAGTTATTTGAGAAGACCATCAAACTAGAATAATATCCTGCGCGAGACTCAGATTGAGAGCGCGGCAGCGGCCATGATCTTTCGTCAACTCTTCGACAGCGTTTCGGGCACCTACAGCTACCTGCTGGCGAGCCGTGCCGGCGGCGAAGCGTTGATCCTCGACCCCGTGCTGGAGAAGGCCGATCGCTACTGCCAGCTGCTGCGCGAACTGGACTTGCGGCTGGTGAAGGCGGTCGACACCCATCTGCACGCCGACCATGTCACGGGTCTCGGCGAACTGCGCGACCGAACCCAGTGCATCACCATCATGGGCGAGCAGAGCAAGGCCGACGTGGTGTCGATGCGGGTGTCCGACGGCGACAAGGTGATGATCGAGGGCCTGAGCCTCGACGTCATGTACACACCCGGCCACACCGACGATTCCTACAGCTATTTGATGGGCGATCGCGTCTTCACCGGCGACACGCTTCTGATCCGCGGCACCGGCCGCACTGACTTTCAGAACGGATCTTCACGCGCGCAGTACGAATCGATCTTCAACCGGCTGCTGAAATTGCCGGATGAAACCATGGTGTTCCCCGCCCATGACTACAAGGGCGACACCGTCTCCACCATCGGCGAGGAGCGGCGTTACAATCCGCGCCTTCAAGTGCGCTCGGTCGACGAATATATCGAGCTGATGGCCAATCTGAAGCTGCCGAATCCGAAGATGATGGACGTCGCCGTGCCCGCCAACATGCATGTCGGCTTGCATCAGGAAGACCTTGCCAGGCAGGGGCTCGCGCTCTCCGCCCTTGATGCGATCAAGAGCCTCGGCCGGCCCGATATCCTGCTGGTCGATTTGCGCGAGACCAGCGAGCGCGCCAAGCACGGCACGATCTCGGGCGCGCTGCATGCGCCCTACCCCGGCATCAACGAAAGCCTGCAGGCAGGCGGCATGCTGCGCGAAGTCGCCGCCGCCACCGGCCGCCGCGTGGTGTTCTTCTGCGCCTTCGGCGAACGCTCGGCAATGGCGGTGGCCGCCGCGAAGAATGCGGGGCTGGCCAACACCGCCCATATCGAAGGCGGTATCGACGCGTGGAAGAAGGTGGGTGGCCCGGTGGTCCACGGTTAAGATCAATGTCGTCCCTGCGAACGCAGGGACCCATACCGCGTGATTTATCGATGATGCACGGTAGTTGACGCTCTGTTTTGTGCAACACCCGCTGTCGCTTGCCGAAGCAAAGCCGTCTCCCCGTGTGCCACTTCCGCCGGCCGCGGCGTATGGGTCCCAGCGTTCGCAGGGACGACGAGATAATTTTGGCCGGACCTTACCGCCCTACCCGCTTCACCTCCGCCGTCAGCGCATCGAGCGCGTCCGCCAGCAGCACGCCGCCGCATTCGGTCATGCGCTCCGGAATCACAATGCGCTTTTCCGGCGGATAGAAGCGCTCCAGCGCCGGATGCAGCAGGAATGCCTGGCCGTCGTCCCTCGCGGTGTCGCCGGCCTGCGACACCACGATGAAGTCCGGCCTCAGATTCACGATCGCCTCCAGCGACGCAAAGCCGCCGAAGGCAAAACCGAAATCGCCGGCCGCGCTGCGCAGCCCGGTTTCGGCCAGCAGCGAACCGATAAAACTTTCGCTGCCCGCCACCCAGCCGCGCCGCGACAATGGCAGCACGCGATAATGCCGTTCCGAGACCGCGCGACGGGCGCGCGCCAGCGCCGCGTCAAGCCGCGCGATTTCCGCCGCGGCACGATCGGGATGACCTGTGATGTCGCCGGCTTCGCGGATCTGCTGCCGCGCTTCATCGAGGGTTCGCGGCACGGCGAGTTCGGCGAGACGAAGTCCCTTGGCCTTCAACAGCTCCCGCGTCGAGCGCTTGTCGAACGCGCTGGCGACGACGACGTCGGGCCGGATGAGCAGCACGTCCTCGGCTCCTCCTGACAACACCGGGTAGCGGCTGATGTCGCCCGCCTGCGACTGCCAGCCGTCCCGCGAAAACCTGCTCAATCCCAGAATCTGTTCGGGGTCGGCCAGCGTCAGCAGCAATTGGTCGGTGCAGACATTCATCGACACCAGCCGCGGCAGAGTGGCCGATGACGCGGTGCTGCCCGCCAACACAAGCGCGAGCATCGCAACTGGAAACGCCAGCCGCCGTCGCATCAGATATCCGCCCAAGGCACGATTACCGCCTCGCGCTGGAATTCCGCGCGATAGGCCGAGATCCTGAACACGTCAGCCATCACATGCTCGGACAGCGCCTCCACCGGCGCGCCCTGCGACACCAGGCGCCCTTCGCGCAGCACCAGCACGTGGTCGGCAAACCGCGCCGCAAGCCCGAGATCGTGCGTCACGACAATGACGAGCACACCCTTGTCGGCGGTCGCGCGTAAATTCTTCATGACGTCGATCTGGTGCCGCGGGTCGAGCGAGGCGGTCGGCTCGTCGGCCAGGATGGCAGGCGCCTCCACCGCCAGGGCGCGGGCCAGCGCGACGCGGCTGCGCTCGCCGCCGGACAATTCCGTGACGCGGCGGTCGCTGAACTCGATGACGTCGACCGCCTGCATCGCGCGCTGCACCGCCTCCGCATCCCGAGGTGACAACCGCGCCGGATCGGTCGCGCCGTGCGGATAGCGGCCAAGCGCCACGATGTCACGCGCCGGCAGTGGCCAGTGCACCACATGCCCCTGCGGCAGATAGCCGAAGCGTTTTGCGCGCTCGCGCAGCGGCAGCGAAGCCAGCTTGTGGCCGCCGATTTCGATCTCGCCCTCGGACGGGATCAATCCTGCCAGCGCCCGCAGCAGCGTGGTTTTGCCCGCGCCGTTTGGCCCGACCAGCGCCACCAGATGTCCCGGCGACAGTGCGAGCGAGACGTCGTTCAGCACGACGCGGCCGGCGAGCGTTACACCAAGCCCTCGCGCGGTGAGGAGCGCCACCTCGCTCATGCGACGCCTCCGCCGAGCGCGCGGCGTTCGCGCATGATCAGATAGAGGAAGAACGGTACGCCGATGATCGAGGTCAGCACGCCAACCTTGATGTCCGATGTCGAGGGGATGATACGAACCGCGATATCAGCCGCCAGCAGCAGCGCCGAGCCGGTGAGCGCGCTCGGCACCAGCAACCGGCCGGGATCGTGACCGATCAAGGGCCGCATCAGGTGTGGCGCAACGAGCCCGATGAAACCGATGGTGCCGGTGACGGCGACCGCGCCGCCAACGCCGAGCGCCACGCCCGAAATCACGAACAGCCGCAAACGTCCCACATCGACGCCAAGGCTTTGCGCGGTTTCCTCGCCGAGGCTCAGCGCGCGAAAGGCATGGCGCTGGCTGAACAGCATGATCGCGCCGGCAATGATGAACGGAAATGCCAGCATGACATGCTGAAAGCTGCGGTCTTCCAGCGAGCCCAGCAGCCAGAACGCGATCTCCAGCACCACGAACGGATTGCTGGAGAGGTTCATCACCAGCGCGGTCGCAGCGCCCGCAAAGCTCGAAATCGCAAGGCCCGACAGGATGAGGATCAGCAGCCCCGCATTGCGGCCGGCGATCGAAAGCAGCACGAAAACGGACGCGAACGCCGCGATGATCGCCGCGACCGGCAGCGCATAGGAGCGCACGTCGGCCAACCCCAGCGCGATCACCAGCACCGCGCCGAAAGCTGCCGATTGCGGCGCGCCGAACAGCGAGGGCGATGCCAGCGGATTGCGCAACAGGCCCTGCAGCGATGCGCCTGACAGCCCGAGAATGGCGCCGATCGCCAGCGCCAGCAGCGTCCGCGGCAGGCGGATTTCGCGTACGATCACCTGCGACACCTCGCTGCCGCCGCCGAACAGCGCTTCCG
This portion of the Bradyrhizobium sp. AZCC 2262 genome encodes:
- a CDS encoding ABC transporter substrate-binding protein, translating into MRRRLAFPVAMLALVLAGSTASSATLPRLVSMNVCTDQLLLTLADPEQILGLSRFSRDGWQSQAGDISRYPVLSGGAEDVLLIRPDVVVASAFDKRSTRELLKAKGLRLAELAVPRTLDEARQQIREAGDITGHPDRAAAEIARLDAALARARRAVSERHYRVLPLSRRGWVAGSESFIGSLLAETGLRSAAGDFGFAFGGFASLEAIVNLRPDFIVVSQAGDTARDDGQAFLLHPALERFYPPEKRIVIPERMTECGGVLLADALDALTAEVKRVGR
- a CDS encoding DsrE family protein, encoding MNGFSTIIRIAIAVLLIAAAAPDARAQQAPLQDKPFAEHKVVLQLSDNDPRKQGLVLSVTSNLMKHYDPDKVAIEVVAFGPGIELLRPENPNRKMVESLVAQGARFDICLNTVDTLERESGKRPEFIAAATPVQVGVAQILFLTENGYTLVRP
- a CDS encoding FecCD family ABC transporter permease, whose amino-acid sequence is MSVEAVTISNEDAARRRIGATAALAVLVVLLVLISLGIGPVRLSPLAVAEALFGGGSEVSQVIVREIRLPRTLLALAIGAILGLSGASLQGLLRNPLASPSLFGAPQSAAFGAVLVIALGLADVRSYALPVAAIIAAFASVFVLLSIAGRNAGLLILILSGLAISSFAGAATALVMNLSSNPFVVLEIAFWLLGSLEDRSFQHVMLAFPFIIAGAIMLFSQRHAFRALSLGEETAQSLGVDVGRLRLFVISGVALGVGGAVAVTGTIGFIGLVAPHLMRPLIGHDPGRLLVPSALTGSALLLAADIAVRIIPSTSDIKVGVLTSIIGVPFFLYLIMRERRALGGGVA
- a CDS encoding ABC transporter ATP-binding protein, whose product is MSEVALLTARGLGVTLAGRVVLNDVSLALSPGHLVALVGPNGAGKTTLLRALAGLIPSEGEIEIGGHKLASLPLRERAKRFGYLPQGHVVHWPLPARDIVALGRYPHGATDPARLSPRDAEAVQRAMQAVDVIEFSDRRVTELSGGERSRVALARALAVEAPAILADEPTASLDPRHQIDVMKNLRATADKGVLVIVVTHDLGLAARFADHVLVLREGRLVSQGAPVEALSEHVMADVFRISAYRAEFQREAVIVPWADI
- a CDS encoding MBL fold metallo-hydrolase, whose product is MIFRQLFDSVSGTYSYLLASRAGGEALILDPVLEKADRYCQLLRELDLRLVKAVDTHLHADHVTGLGELRDRTQCITIMGEQSKADVVSMRVSDGDKVMIEGLSLDVMYTPGHTDDSYSYLMGDRVFTGDTLLIRGTGRTDFQNGSSRAQYESIFNRLLKLPDETMVFPAHDYKGDTVSTIGEERRYNPRLQVRSVDEYIELMANLKLPNPKMMDVAVPANMHVGLHQEDLARQGLALSALDAIKSLGRPDILLVDLRETSERAKHGTISGALHAPYPGINESLQAGGMLREVAAATGRRVVFFCAFGERSAMAVAAAKNAGLANTAHIEGGIDAWKKVGGPVVHG